The nucleotide window TAGATGGACCCGTAGAAggtttttttgttagttttaagAAGGGTAGCTTAGTCTTTTCTCACCCCTTCTAAGCCTAAACCACAACCCTTTTCCAcataattaagggtctaaacagtgttaaaatattcttttacgTTCTTTAACACTTCAAAAACTTAGAGTAAGGATTCAAGAGGataaaagttagggttttctaaCGTTCTTCAAATTTCGTCGATTTCACCAAGAACTTTATTCTTTTCAGGTATGCAAGGTTATGATAGTGTAGGACTAGTTCATcttcacgccctacatctattttcaaatcaataaaaaagtaatctagggttctatcctttagatttgagtattttttagatgagttgatgttgagttttgagttcttgagtttctgattattgaattttaatttctaattatataattgttgtatattgtgCATTGAGATTTATTGGGTTGATTGGTCATGTCTATTCTCTAGCATGAACCCTATCCTTTAGTATTCATTGAGTTcttttgagaatcttttaaataAACATAATTGTTTTAAAGTGAGTTCTGAGAAAGCAAAGAGGAGTCTTGAGAGAgagtttgaaaatgagttgagaaagagtataagggaactaagtagtCCCAAATGTATCGTTTGCTTACATTGAGAaaaagaaactttgatttctaaaaagTGTTTATGAGTTTAGATATATTTTAAAGCAGTTACCTTTTTTAAGAGGTTATTGTGAATAATTACCTCAAAACAGAGAaatagtatgttttatacatttgaacATGAGTATattattgagagtagtattgagcctCGATTTGAGGATGAGTttaaacaactcaaaatcctcataaaccataaCTGCCAACATAGGTAAATGataatactttttagatgaatctttattgcttagtggatccacttagttgaggcgttctataccccggcaaggtataggataaCTCTGGCAATGTGGGCGAGACGATGTattatcacatagctcatagtgatggttgtcggttaaagaatttCCCAAATAAGAGCAAatagtaatttattatatttttatgtacaTCCTTGAGTTACcatcttttatttatgaaaatttaaatattttatctcatattattgctttgtattgagttgagttgaggtgagtattcTTCCAGCCTTAtcaatttagttttttattCATTCAGATTTATttcatactcgtacattcaatgtattgacgCCAACCGACCTGCATATTTTTATGATGCATATACAAGTGTTCATGATCATGAACAGGCGTTTCGTTGAGATCCATTTATACTCTAGTTAgcttttggtgagcctccttgcattccggaggactccacttttattttcaatttagtcATTTTAGGGTGTCATAGGTATTATCCCGACATCCATGTTGAACtataaaggcttcatagatagatatagTTGAGGAGTCTATCAGTATTTACTTTTCCCATAAGATCTTTTGAAAACTATTAAAACTATATTATTGAGTATTTTACAGACAATTTGAGTTAAGTATTTGCTTGAGTTTGAATGCTCTAAATTATGTTTCTAAACCTTTTAttgcttgagtaagtcttctgctaAGTAGTCAGtgaggccaagggttctcttggggaccaAAAAAGATTCTTGAGTGTCGGCCATGTCCATgctgtaggctcggggagtgacattGATTGTGGTCATGGTTATTTGGGTTGGGAGCCCGATTTTCACTTCTTGGGTTCGGATTCGTGTCACTTCTTTGATTGTCTTATTGCATCCTCTCCATTTATATGCATTGCATGTCACCAATATATTTGTTTGTTGATTGTATCCTCCGATTTATGGGGAGCGGTTGGgttatatttgttatttgtaCCTTCCAGACTTATGGGGTTCGACTaggttattattattattgttttactaTATTctattatatgttatttttttctcgTTAGCTGATAGGTTTTAGACTTTAGAATTGTTGTTATGAGTCCTCCTGACCCTTGGTAATTTACTTGGTATCTTAGTTTCTTGCGAATAGATTTTTGGCTCATGTTCTAGGTATGTTCTTGACTCAGCTTCTCACTCCTTGTATCCTGTTTCTACTCTTTATTGTCTATCTACTTTAGCATCCCCTGTTTAGTTACTTGTGATATGCTCTCCTTATTACTTGTTTTTTATGCTTGTGTTATCTTTTGAGCTTAGTCGGTCGTTGTCTACTGAGTACCATTTTTGGTTCTCATATTACACTTCTACCCCCTGCAAATTGCATTTAAGTTATCGTCGTTGATTTGGAATCGTGCGAAGCAGCTTTGAGTTTTGGATATTAGGGTGACCTTTGGCGTCTGAAGCTACTAATTTTTGTCTGTTTTTGCTAGGCTTAGTCTTTATATTGTATTCACAGACAACTtgtacttttgttttatttgtaaaagtCTAATACTATTACTTTGGATTAGATGCTCAACTATTGACTGATGTCAGATATTACTTGTGTTGTATTTCAATTGCTTACCCTTCTCTTGTGTAAGCTTTATGCTCTTATTGTTGACTTCCACTGGGTAGTCCGTTTCTTATGGTTTTAGGCTAAGGGTTAGGCTTGCCTACTGATGGGGTGCAATAGGTGTTATCATGATCTGAGAAATAGTGTCGTGAcagaaaatctaaaaaaattgttcaaataaaTCAAGCTTATCAGTTTGTATAGAATTTTCGTATGGAATGAAATGAGTATACCTTATTACGTATTAATTCACAcgataaatttaaaagaagtaTCATTTCTTGCATGTAATaagtatataatctaattttcCTTGGTTAACTTTAACTAATACTATTGAAATCAgttttatacaaatttcatacattaaataataatattttttgataacTCATTGCATGTAATTTTTAtaccaaattcattcaaaatattAACCATGAGCTTgtgtatataaatattatgtaatTGGATTAATTAAACGAATTCATGGTGTGTACGCAATTGGTATACAAGTAGATTTCAATATATAACTAATGtggatataaaaatgaaaattggaTATCATATTCATGTCAACatattttgtgtatataattTGTATTCAATTAGTATATAAATAAATTCCAATGAATAACTAGTATAGAtagaaaaattgtaatttcatacCAATTACTTTTGTGTATACATTTGGTATGTAACTATATTTCAATGGTATAAGCTGATTTAATCACATTATATGCAAAGATTATAcccaaaaaatcataattttaaatttcacaaaTCATGATCAAAAGTATGAAAATATGTTTAATAGTGCATGGTAACACTAATAAAACAAAGTATATGTAGTTTAATGTGAAAAACTAAATGAAAAATATCCAacatctttaattaaaaaaaaaaaaaggggaaagtATATATCCGCATGTTGGTGTTGGAgtaaatatctaaaaatttgGTGGCTTTATCTCCGCATATGATTCTTCTTCGATTACACTAGGACTCTTTCTAGGAGTAAgaacaacttttgaaattttaggCACAGTATGAAaatcaaatgaagaaaaaaaaatccacatAAAAATTTCTTCAAGAACAAAAAAAGATGGATCAAATGGTGTTGAATGTTGGTATGAAAGATGGTTTTCATTGAAATATGAAGAGAGATGGAGAAGAATATGAAGAATGACGTGGAAAGAGAGAAATTACTGCTGATTGAGATAAAATGGGAAAACGTGTGTTAGTTGAAAACAAATCCCTTAATTGTAGTAATGAATTTGTCCAAAACAAAAGAGGACACCCACCTTTTTCTCttacttattaattaatgttgacacttattaaaataataaatatgttaataCAAATTCGGTTAAGACATGTAATTGAAGTTTTATTAGTAGtgtgaacacctaattttttACCAAAACATCAAGATTTTACACCAAttttaatacttaaatattattatttcagtagagttatatataaaataaatgaaaaaataaatctgaaattaCAACAAAATTATAAACTCACTTTATGTTTAAAGTTTAATAAAGGAAGCTTGTGAATTTAATGTATTTGTtttaatccttcaacttttaactagtctaaaaaataaaaataatcgtATATCTTatgaaaaagtagaaaaaaggaaaagaaaaaagataaaaagaagcgTACTAACaattaggggtgtgcatcggtcagttcggttcggttttaggtgttattggttcggtttatcggttttcggtttgtaaatacttcaaaccgataaccaaactaataacatatttcttatcggtttttggttaatcggtttatggtacttaagggttcggttttcggtttaaccaataagaaaatactcatatatattatatacacgataagaaaattttcaaataaaccatatgatttttccagcatttggcatgaaagtaataatcataaaagtaacaatcatttttcttgcaagtttagacactagacacattcaaaggaaaaagtgtgaaagtaacaattgtttaaccattaacaaaaagtgtgaaagtaacaatcgtttaaccattaacaataagactagtaaatttagtatagtcttattgggttatcggtttaaccattaaNNNNNNNNNNNNNNNNNNNNNNNNNNNNNNNNNNNNNNNNNNNNNNNNNNNNNNNNNNNNNNNNNNNNNNNNNNNNNNNNNNNNNNNNNNNNNNNNNNNNNNNNNNNNNNNNNNNNNNNNNNNNNNNNNNNNNNNNNNNNNNNNNNNNNNNNNNNNNNNNNNNNNNNNNNNNNNNNNNNNNNNNNNNNNNNNNNNNNNNNNNNNNNNNNNNNNNNNNNNNNNNNNNNNNNNNNNNNNNNNNNNNNNNNNNNNNNNNNNNNNNNNNNNNNNNNNNNNNNNNNNNNNNNNNNNNNNNNNNNNNNNNNNNNNAAAAAACTAGAGCAAAAGCAAAGAGAAGAAAAGTGAGTTTTTCTTTTGAGAATTAAGTCTAGAATTAAAAGGTTTTGTTCGGGATTCCAAGTTTGTGGATCTTAAAGTTAGCCTTGCTAAACTTTGGAAATTTGTAGATTTTTACGTTATTGTTCATTGTTTAGTCAAAAACAATTTGAAGGTGCGTTCTTGCCTTAgcctatttatattattttattttgaattgttttcatGTAAACTATATGTTTAATCCTTTTTGTagaatcatgaaaaaaaaaacatgtatcccatgaatttcacaattttttcttgaacaatGTTCCATGTTTTTGTTTTTAGCTTCATGTTATTTTTTTCGTAATTTAAGAAGACATAAGTCTATTTTGTTTGTGATAATTAgatattaatttcatatatttaatcGCATGCTCATTACTTAAATTGATTATTAATCGATGTGATTAGAAGATAATAGTTTAATATAATTGATTAGTGATTCAGAAAAGTTTTTGTGGAATATGTTTTagtctttttaatatattaaaaataatttgtctttATAATAAGAGTAAGATAATTATCGCTTTAATTCGAATTATTAAGGTATATAATTAAGAGGTATGACTATTATTTAGGGTTatatggtaaaaaaataaaataaaaatgacgaAGATTGATTAGCAAAGAagtaaaggaaaagaaaaaaaaagagaaacagaatgtccaaaaagaattaaaatataaaaataaagaataaagtagaaagaaacaaaaaaaaacgtaaaaagaatatatatgaagagacagaatgaaaaaaatatatataaaaaaaatgtataaaggaaaaaaaaaggtaaggaaaagacgtgcaaagaaaaaaaaaaaaaaaaaggaaaaatcttcCTAAAAATAGTCCTAATCTATTTAGAATTTCTTGCTAAAACTAATTCcaaatcacataaaattttatttctattcaAAATCTAACTAAAAAATACAATCCTAAAatacttaaacaaaaaaaatatcaatcctACACAAATTCTAATTCCTAGCAATTATATACCTACATATTTTCtatccacaaaaaaaaaaaaatacaaatacatgaaaaaaggagaagaaaagaaattacaGGACATTTCAAGATTTGTAAATATCCATctcttaactttattttattattatgtttaaataaaattatgtgatatacatatttttaattaatgaacatatattaataaaataaagtagtcttaaataggtttaaaataaatcaaagaatgAGGGTAAATAGAATGTTTATTAagctaataatataatattcaaaaattaatttaagtcatatatatagtcaataaagcgaccgtgctagagtCACGAGACTCGAGGGGTGCCTAACACCTTTCCCttggtcaacagaattccttactcAAATTTCTAGTTCAcagaccaataaaaataaagagtcaaatttccttttgattaggggttTAAATaataaggtgacttggaacaccaaaactcaatttcaagtggcgactctgaataataaaataatctcttttcaaaatgtcactttaattggagaacactttttctttcaaaacatacaTTTAGTTTAGAGGGAAAAATAAGGGGCGTGACAGATGGCGACTCCGCTGTGGAATAACCAGAATTCGAGCTTGTAAATATTGACTTGTGTATggctttatttatttatttcttcatttattttttggatattaTATTTGTTGGCTTAATGTGCTAactgtttacttttttttactattttaatattatttgaaatgCATTATAATTGTCTTCTCTCGCGCACCCCTTTGAGTCTTCTATAATACAATTATGGGAATTGCGACTGCGCACCCCACTTCTGTCAAGATAGCCAGTGGATCTTCGGTCCATGGTGAAGGATTTTTAGTCACGCGTGTTTAGAATAGGGAGCACTCATGCACAAAGCCGGAAAGCGCTGCTACCAGTACGTTGTTACTCCCTAACTCGAGTTGTCCACTCGTTTTACAGTCAGTCTAGATACCTTTCTCCACACGTTCAACCTTAGTAGAACTGAAACCTTCAGACATGATATCCTTACTAGGTTCCGCTTTATCTGCATCATGTGCATTTAACTTAGCAAGACTCGGCATGAGGGGCCGGGTCTGTCTAGGACATGTACCTTTTCTTGAGACCATCATGTACATTTTTGTGCTACTTGTTGCATCATGTGGAAGACTACAACAAATGTTGACCGGCTTTAAATAATtcactaaaagaaaaaatgtctaTTTTTACCCGCTTTCAgcaaataattcaagataaacaaagtgaaaataatatatatatatatatatatatatatatatatataaccctCAATTGTATTCTCGCTTTTATCAAAACATCaagtttttacaaaaaaataataataataataataatgcatatacaaaaaaaaaattattatatatatatgtatgtctTCAAATTTGTTTCNAAAACATCaagtttttacaaaaaaataataataataataatgcatatacaaaaaaaaaattattatatatatatatatgtcttcAAATTTGTTTCAAATAGTGCATGTCCaccttctttttatttctttttctttcccttcTTCATGATTCACTTGTCAAAATTATCTCTTTATCTGGTCATTCTCTTCGAAAACAACCTAGGCTTTCCTTAAGGAAGGTCAACAAAAGTCGTTTTCGAAAGAATGACCACTTTAGGCATTCTGagtcatttttcatattttttttttatttttttaactactCCGACAAATGATTTCGaatgataaaaaatttcataagttAAATTTGGTTTTAAATCGCGAGTTTCTTTTCCTAACCAGGTAATCATGAGATCTATTAGATGTGATAAAAGACCAAGGGGTGAAGCAGTCGAAATGGTCAATGATCCCCCAAAGTTCATGATCACGGATAAAACCCCACCACTACTCATAGCTTGGTGGAACGATATGCATGAGTTTAAGCGAACTGAGATATTCAAAAATCTTGATTTCCTCACAGATATCATGAGATTTAGTCCTGACAGAGATTTGATCGAGGCTTTGATCCCGTTTTGGGATTCTACAAGCAATGTGTTTCGCTTTAGCGATTTTGAGTTGACGCCTACATTGGAGAAGTTGGGTGGTTTCACAGGGTTAGGCAAGGATCTTCGAAGCAAAACACTCATAGCCCCAAGAAGCGTCAACGGAAATAAATTTTTAGAACAAATGCACATCATCCATCCTCATAAGTAGTGTTTCGATAATGGATTGGTTTTCTTGGATTTTTCTATACTTAagatatgaaaagaaagaaggattttcAGACTACGGGAAGCAACTTAAAAATGGACACCTCCCTACCTGGGAAAAGCATAGACAAGAAGCATTTATGGTGACCTTTTTGGGAACCATGGTTTTTACAAGGagagataaaaaaataagtattcGTCTGTCAGGAATAGTCGTTgttatgaagaagaaaaagaaattcacTATCTTGCCAATAATGTTGGCGGACATTTATCGTGCTTTGACTAAATGTAGGGAATAGGAAGACTTTTTTTAAAGGTTGTAGCATTCTATTGCAAATGTGATTTTTGGAGCACTTGTATCGCCATCGATTTGCAACAGATTTCAAATCTAaatggaaaaattatattttgagccaCCCAGACAGGATGAAGGAAATAGTAGACAAATTGCCAAAAGGTGTCAAAGCGTGGAGACATTATCTTCTTAAATTAACTGCATCTGATATTACATGAAACTATGATTGGCTCCCTGCGAGTGAGGTAATTGTTATGTCTTCCTATCGTCCATTCTTTGTTCTGACAGGCCTTCGAGGATTCTAACCATACATACCCCTTCGAGTGCTACGCCAACTAGGACAAAGACAAATCTTACCTACGGCCGAGGATACATAGAGTTTCGTATGGGAGGTGTCGTCTGAAGATCGAGATGGAGAATCAGAAGCTCAAAAGATTTGGGGTGGTAGTCGAACTTTAAGCTCGAAAGTTATGGTAGACGATCGTGTTGAAGGATAAGTAGACCCCTCATACCTCAATTGGCTCTTTGATCAAGCCCCCCTCAAAGTAATGCCCGAAGGATCAGCGCGAGAATCAGAGATCGAGAAGAGGAAATTGAAGTCAGAATTAAGCAAGCTCGGCTCGAGGTGGAAAGAAATTACAGGTCTACTCTGGATATCCTCAATAATGATCTAAAGAATGCTAGAGAAGAGTTGGCTCAACGTGATGCAATATTCAAAGAGAGAGTTAGGTTTATTCAGAAAAGGGCTGAAAAGGAACATCAATCCACCATTCGAACCTTACATGAGGATTTGGGCATTGTCACAGGCGCTATGGAGCAACAAGAGGAggagtataaaaaaaaagaccatCTTAATGCACACACAGGCTAGACTACAAAATCAGTCAAAAGCTTCGATGGGACGAGAAACAGACATAGCAAAGCGTTTCACATCGTATCAAGCAGAAGTCGCGATCGAGAGAAACCAATGGATGGGGGAGCGTGAAGAACTTCATAATCAAATCGAAGAGCTTCAAGCACATAAAGAGGATTTGACCCACACGGTTGGTACAACTCAAGAATGGTTGCAGAATTGTCACGAGAATATGGAGGAGGCCAAAGGACAAGTGCTTCAACTGACAGAGAGCTTGATTGATGTTTATGGTGGTTATCTACATCGGAGTGATGAGAGTCTGGGTCGACATGCGCGTGCACTGGCCCCACATCTGCCAAAAGTTTTATTCAAGGTTTACTCTAGCCTAGGGGGCAATTGATGATcgagaaatattggagaaagaatttttattattattattatttcttttattttcatttttgtcgaagtttgtttcaatttttaagTACTTTGATGTTttggtcattttttttaagaacattttgatttgaatgatgtcttcatgttaagataaataaatgtcgtgttttctttttttctttttttttaataattcttcTTCACGAACTACGTAATGATCTGATTCATGTTCAAcatgatacgtaggcaaccttcAACAGGTTCGATCAAAATGCGTTCAAAATATTCAGATGAGTAAAGTATGGGACTAAAGGACATTAGCAAGTCGTCCAAAGCCGGGATGAAACATAAAAGTCTTCCAAAACTCATTGTagaaataagaataatttaggTGCATAACATACAACGTGTGATTAATATTGCAAAGTGTTGAATCCTAACacatttgtttttatatataagagAGAAAAAGTTTAAAGGTGGTTGGTTTGTGAAGAGAGCTGGCGTCTCATCAATATAACACAAgatcaaaagggaaagaaaaaatgacacgCAAAGACGAAACAAAGTCAGGAAATGACGAAGTCCAAAATCAAATGGTTGCACAAGAGTCAGTATCTGTAGAACAGGTCAAAATGTTGAGACAACAGATGGCGGAAATGTATGAAGCTTGGATGAATGGGAAGGCTCCCCCATCTTCAATTCGGGAATACCTGAATGTGAATATGTCATTCCCCATTCAAGTCTCAACAAGTGACCCAGTTTATCCACCTGGATTTGGACCCTACGTTAACACATCTCATACTGCTGGAACTTCCTCGGTACACCTGTTGAATCCAGCCATGATGAACAATCCACTCTTCATGCCAACTGTGCAAACTAATGCAATTCCTCAACCAACACTAGTACAAAAATCCAATGATGATCTTATACCCAAAGATCAATACGGCCAAGGTCAGGCCcctaaattgactttcaaaattcCTGATTCTTACCACCACACTCATCAATACAGTTCCCCCGTCGAGGTTGAAAAAAACATTAAGGACAAGGAACATGAAgaaattgcaagaaaaatgaggaGTTTGGAGCAAAACAGAAGAAATATGCAAGGGCTGGGAGGACACAAAAGTGTCTCGTTCAAGGACTTATGCATGTTTCCAGATGTTCACTTGCCTATAGGGTTCAAAACTCCAAAGTTTGATAAGTATAATGGTCATGGCGACCCAGTGGCTCATTTGAAAAGATTTTGTAATCAGCTAAGGAGAGCCGAAGGAAAAGAAGAACTTCTTATGGCTTACTTTGGAGAAAGTCTAACGGGTGTAGCCTCAGAATGGTTTATCGATCAAGATATTTCTCGATGGCATGTCTGGGATGACATGGCACAAGATTTTGTCCAACAATTCCAATACATAATCAATATCCTTCCGGATCGCAATTCCCTAgctaatatgaagaaaaaatcatCTGAAAGTTTTAGGGAATATGCCATAAGATGGAGGGAGAAGGCGGCTAGAGTCAAACCGCCGATGAAAGACTATGAATTGATTGATGTTTTTCTCCGGGCACAAGAACCTGACTACTTTCATTACCTTCTCGTTGCAATGGGAAAGCCTTTCGCCGAAGCAATTAAGATCGGAGAAATGGTAGAGAACGGCATAAAATCGGGTAAAATTGTAAGCCAGACAGCCATTAGAGCTACCACGCAAGCAATACAAAGCGGGTCAGGTAATTTTGTAAATCGAAAAAAGAAGGAGGAAGGGTCCATGAAGACGTCTGGATCGAGAGGTGTTCAAATAAGC belongs to Solanum stenotomum isolate F172 chromosome 1, ASM1918654v1, whole genome shotgun sequence and includes:
- the LOC125853833 gene encoding uncharacterized protein LOC125853833, which translates into the protein MTRKDETKSGNDEVQNQMVAQESVSVEQVKMLRQQMAEMYEAWMNGKAPPSSIREYLNVNMSFPIQVSTSDPVYPPGFGPYVNTSHTAGTSSVHLLNPAMMNNPLFMPTVQTNAIPQPTLVQKSNDDLIPKDQYGQGQAPKLTFKIPDSYHHTHQYSSPVEVEKNIKDKEHEEIARKMRSLEQNRRNMQGLGGHKSVSFKDLCMFPDVHLPIGFKTPKFDKYNGHGDPVAHLKRFCNQLRRAEGKEELLMAYFGESLTGVASEWFIDQDISRWHVWDDMAQDFVQQFQYIINILPDRNSLANMKKKSSESFREYAIRWREKAARVKPPMKDYELIDVFLRAQEPDYFHYLLVAMGKPFAEAIKIGEMVENGIKSGKIVSQTAIRATTQAIQSGSGNFVNRKKKEEGSMKTSGSRGVQISMNHPYVQVQQEQSDSPQYYYPSQYAVLNTQAYVRPPQRQQWRAPAP